In Magnolia sinica isolate HGM2019 chromosome 16, MsV1, whole genome shotgun sequence, the genomic window acttgagattggatctcggttcactgcgttgttggcgtgctacgcaacaACATCTTAAATGACAATCTTAGAGGGGAATTTGATGAAAAGCACTTTTAAATACTTTTCTATTGCAAAACAAACAGGTGCAAAGAATTTGCTTATACTCGTGTCAGCTACCTCCTACTTATGTTACATTTTTGCTTTCCATTGCATTTCTCTAGTTTACCTTTCCAGATAGGTCCTTAAAAATgcataaattaaatataaaaacttcttaagatatTTTAAAGAATGAAATTAGAATCTTCAATGAAATTTACTAAGCCCACAAGTGTATACAAGTCAGCTAATTTACACGCCACCACCTATGCCATCATGGCACTgttgaaatatccaagccatccatcatgttgacGTCATAATATAGATGCTATTGTCcaaagataaaggtggtccacTCACTAGGTTTGctgttatattaaaaataactggACCGGTTAGAAAACATTGGCCAGTTTTTTATTCATAATAGTACACTTATTCAATTATTTGTGGCCACCTGACTAATGGACTGATCTGACTCTTAAGATCGGAATCtacatattttctatttttctcattgttatttttatttttattttctttttagtgATAATGAGGGAGAGACCTGTTTGCAACTTCTCATAACTTTCTGAAGGAAGAGTGTTGCCTTGTGGTTGCAACAGCCGTtcactgtggggctcactgtgttTTGTTTCTATTAAGTGTGCCCACTCATGCTCAGCGTAAATCTTGCTAGCTAAAGAAtagattagagagagagaaagagagaaatcgcatctaaaacctctaaattaacATGGTGTTATAACTAACCCAGTTTTAGACTATGTTAATGTTCTATGTATCACTACTTCTTTTTTCTATAATTATAATTCATTAAAGAGAAGGGATTATACAATAGCCAATTCGGACTGGCCAAGAGGAAGAAAAACAAACCCCTAGCTGCCTATCATATACCCTTAatcattgtttgaattatctccaatattatcaaaatatcctaGATATTATCATTATCTCCAGCTTGGAgataccgataacaccggtagCGAAATCGATAACACCAGCGGTATCAAAATTTCAGGTATCAACAATGTAtagctaagtatcgccaatgtattaatattgccaatatttttaattgtgtaaattccaaatGTTGCGTGTATTGCATAGATCGAAATATCGGCAACGGATTTCAACTGTTGAGTTAACTCAGACTCGAACTCCCTATTCCAAGGTCCCATGTGAATTATTGAGTTGACTCAAGACTCGAACTAGGACCCCATTTGATTAGACATACAAGCAttaccaaaaaaatgatcaaagctGGTGGTCATTTAGTAGTTTTCCCACGGTTTTTGGCCGTCGAGTTACCGTGTTTTTGGTGGTGAAGTCAGGATTGAAAGTGCGAGGTGGGCGCAAGTCACCTCCAACTCAGCCCACAGAAGTATTCCTAGTGAAGACCGAACCAGCTAAAATCATGTGTGACCACATCAGGACGTGGTCAGGTGATCTCCACATCTGCCCCACCACATGACGATCCAAGCCGTTTCCCCAGTCTAATTCGACTagtttgagttgactcagactcagTACTCACTGAACGGTTCGATACTATGAGTCACCTCCAGTCACCATGAATTGGGGAGTTGGACCTATGCATTCCCGACTCGAACTCCACTGGAGACTGAAAGGCCGATCAGAGTCTAAAAGCATGCACGGGTCACAAATCTCAAAAATCACTCGGTCCATATAAATGCGAGTGTGAAATTCACCATTACATGGACGGAGAGATCTCCAACAAGTGAGAGCCTTCCCACATAGCCCATGGAGGGACGTCAGATTaacgaacggtctggatcactaagTACGGAGACAAACGGATTTTTTGTTGAGAGAGATGCGAGTGTTACCGATAGCAACCCTTTGATGATCTGATCAGTGTAGTACTCAGGCTCTGTTTCTTGCAACGACAGCAGAACATCTATGaacgtcttcttcttcttcttcttttcctcatcAATTTCTACTTCCATTGAGGAAGAGAAAtcgaccttcttcttcttcctttgatGCTCGTTGATCAGAGCCTGAAATAACTCATTTCTATCTTTAGCCATTCTCACCATCCTCTTCTCCACCCCTCCCAAATCCATCCAACCCAAAACTGGCACGAAATCCCCAAAATTCGACGCTTCGCTCAACACCATCGCTTCCTTCACAATCTCCCGAAACCACTTCGCCTCCTTCAAATCAACCACATTATCCCCGTAATACCGCTTCCCAGCGATCATCCCCATCATCACATTGAAAGTCAGCTCCGAGAATTTCGACTTCAATTCCACCACTGATTTCCCCGATTCCGAATCCCGGAACAGGTCTTTCACTAGGGACCGTACCTCCTGGATTCGGACGGCAGAGAACATCTGGATGCGATTCGAGGAGAGGATCTCGACGGTGGCGATGCGGCGGAGGTTGCGCCAGTGGGGGCTGTAGGAAGCAAACCCAATGGCGGAGTAGTTGTAACCGATGTGCTTGCCGGCAAGGAGGCGGGGGCGGTTGGCGAAGATGATATCGTTCTTGGAGAGGCATTCCTCAGCCAAGGAAGCGGAGGAAATGACGAGGACGGGGCGGGAGCCGAAACGAAGGGAGAGGATGGGGCCGTAGCGGTTTGAGAGGGTTGAGAGAGAGCGGTGGAGGGGTTTCTTGAGGAGATGGAGATGGCCGAGGATGGGGAGGGAAGGAGGTGATGGTGGAAGGTTCTTGTGACTCTGGAGTAAGCGCTTGGAAATtgagaagaagacgaagaagaaaatgagagctaAAATTGATAAGAAgatatccatttttaatttttttcgtgaagtgaagggacagTAATGCTTGACTTTATAGCTGGTAATATGGACTCGGTTTACGTGACGTGGGAAGCATGCGGATTTCCTACCAATTAaccgacgcggattagctactcgctaacgtcaccaagttctgatAGCCTTCACTCAagagtttggatatgcttcatttttaaacTCAAGAGCTAAAATTATCCGGTAAGATGGATGGCCAAatttaataaaatacataaatcataaatTATCTGATAAGATGGTTGGGCAAatttaataaaatacataaaccatggtggcccCAGAGGGTTTACTCAACCTATTCAGTAGGCAATCGGCTTCCGATAGAGGTCGGTATTCGATGGAAGCATATTGCTTGACACCCAggcatccatctgttttgcaaggctacaatgagagagaaatctaaaaataaggttgatccaaaactcatgtgagccatgcCACATGAAATGAAAGTAGATATAGAACGCCTGAGGTGATAAACATTCTgcataagatgatatttgtgcctacataTAAATTACATCCTGGTCAACTTCAAGAAAGTGTCAAGGGAAAATATTTCTATTCCGTCTGttgctttcaaaacagatggaccgagtggatgtgTCATGTACATCTTTAAGGGCCTCACATAATTCCAAGCAAAAGTATATCTTTGTGTATGGGTCACCgggatgtagagcgggtcgcagacagtttgatggccaagatggaccagaaaaggcccgatcaaaggtgaaagtgatccggactgtccgaagcttaaaacgggcatatctcgcaaaccgggatTAGTTATCcaacatgccatatatgattttggggtaagacaagctactttagccacccaaccca contains:
- the LOC131228566 gene encoding cytochrome P450 81Q32-like, whose product is MDIFLSILALIFFFVFFSISKRLLQSHKNLPPSPPSLPILGHLHLLKKPLHRSLSTLSNRYGPILSLRFGSRPVLVISSASLAEECLSKNDIIFANRPRLLAGKHIGYNYSAIGFASYSPHWRNLRRIATVEILSSNRIQMFSAVRIQEVRSLVKDLFRDSESGKSVVELKSKFSELTFNVMMGMIAGKRYYGDNVVDLKEAKWFREIVKEAMVLSEASNFGDFVPVLGWMDLGGVEKRMVRMAKDRNELFQALINEHQRKKKKVDFSSSMEVEIDEEKKKKKKTFIDVLLSLQETEPEYYTDQIIKGLLSALLAAGTDTSALTTEWAMSLLLNHPDVLEKAKVELDMHVGPRLLDESDLAKLPYLHCIINETLRLYPVAPLLVPHESSEESIVGGFNVARGTMLLVNVWAIHRDPELWEDPTDFKPERFQGPQIAKESLKLIPFGHGRRACPGASLAVRMVGLALGTLIQCFEWERVGEEKIDMTEGPGLTMPKAQPLKAVYKPRHTMFNLLSQL